A single genomic interval of Desulfovibrio intestinalis harbors:
- the rplC gene encoding 50S ribosomal protein L3: MAEKMGILGRKLGMTRIFDGSGAAVPVTVIEAGPCPVTQVKNANSDGYNAVQIALTAAKEKHVGKAMQGHFAKAGKGLFRHLREIRLSAAPEQELGQELTVEMFAAGDTVKVTGKSVGKGYQGRMRRWNFAGSKDTHGCEKVHRNNGSIGNNTFPGRVFKGRKMAGHWGNETVTEMGLTIVDVRPEDNVILVKGSVPGPKNGLVLIRKQ; the protein is encoded by the coding sequence ATGGCTGAGAAAATGGGAATTTTGGGTCGCAAACTCGGTATGACCCGCATATTTGACGGCAGCGGCGCCGCTGTGCCCGTTACGGTGATTGAGGCAGGACCTTGCCCTGTCACCCAGGTCAAGAACGCGAATTCTGACGGCTACAATGCCGTGCAGATCGCTCTGACCGCCGCTAAGGAAAAACACGTAGGCAAGGCCATGCAGGGCCACTTTGCCAAGGCTGGCAAGGGTCTCTTCCGCCATCTGCGCGAAATCCGCCTTTCGGCTGCTCCCGAGCAGGAGTTGGGCCAGGAACTTACCGTTGAAATGTTCGCCGCCGGCGACACCGTAAAGGTGACTGGCAAGAGCGTTGGTAAGGGCTACCAGGGCCGCATGCGCCGTTGGAACTTCGCAGGTTCTAAGGATACGCACGGCTGCGAAAAGGTGCACCGCAACAACGGCTCCATCGGTAACAACACCTTCCCAGGCCGCGTGTTCAAGGGCCGGAAGATGGCTGGCCACTGGGGCAATGAAACCGTTACGGAAATGGGCCTGACCATTGTTGACGTTCGTCCTGAAGACAACGTTATTCTGGTTAAAGGTTCCGTGCCCGGCCCCAAGAACGGGCTGGTGCTGATCCGCAAGCAGTAG
- the queF gene encoding preQ(1) synthase: MTTRSQDQTQDLKVLGTGRLESPEGGPSVALLEAFPNCFPQRPYVISISFPEFTSLCPVTGQPDCGTITVEYIPDEFCVESKSFKLYMFAFRNHQSFMETITNNVLDDLRTLLNPCWCRVKGLFAPRGGTRIHVFAESFKDMPEEQNALVREVVRSWKSEPDPHLP; this comes from the coding sequence ATGACTACTCGCAGCCAGGATCAGACCCAAGACCTGAAAGTGCTGGGCACAGGCCGTCTTGAATCCCCGGAAGGAGGCCCAAGTGTGGCCCTGCTGGAGGCCTTTCCCAACTGTTTTCCGCAGCGCCCCTATGTTATCAGCATCAGTTTTCCCGAATTCACATCGCTTTGCCCGGTGACGGGGCAGCCCGATTGCGGCACCATCACCGTTGAATACATCCCGGATGAATTTTGCGTGGAATCAAAGAGTTTTAAGCTCTATATGTTCGCTTTTCGCAATCATCAGTCTTTTATGGAAACTATCACCAATAACGTGCTGGACGACCTGCGCACGCTGCTGAACCCGTGCTGGTGCCGCGTCAAAGGTTTGTTTGCGCCTCGCGGCGGAACGCGCATTCACGTCTTTGCAGAATCCTTCAAGGATATGCCCGAAGAGCAGAATGCCCTTGTGCGCGAAGTTGTGCGCTCGTGGAAGTCTGAGCCGGACCCGCACCTTCCGTAG
- the murJ gene encoding murein biosynthesis integral membrane protein MurJ, which translates to MPMQGQQKKTSSSGLARTAALLGGFALFSRLLGLARDMSMAWLLGGGAAADALVAAMRLPHVLRRLLGEGSLSMTLTASLVHLRQGYGLHAGRHTDAGSASAREPWGFGLRLLGRALSLRLGMVLLLLTLLGLAAASWLARFLAPGFSGPELEHTVVLLRICLPYVLAAGMAALGMALLHSMGVFWLPALSPALFNLVMLIAAAAAALHLCPPAEALALGMLCGGLAQWLAQWLAVRRLLPSGGSRASGGHSNGTCVKCSGDSSAAVDAKAVNGAAWRCLALLPGGVLGAAAPQLAMLAAMALASELGRGQVAALYYAERLLELPLGLVGVCLGMASLPTLSRLAAKKDFVLFGTHLSTSLRLTVMLSLPAAAGLWAVGPQLVDGLLGHGAFDSQASRETGLALLAYVPGLPAFACIRSLLAACNALGLVRHTAQSSLWAVGGTVVTGLALARFFEPQYSVMAPALAVSLGLWLQCALLFCLLRRTLPEQKDSAPVPALRGKLFFLPSWLPGWKDLGRHALAGALTGIVAQVLVRLAAPWGLWASLGLAILGGVLVWGLCLRILRDPDMALMTGRLRRKPRPHITDGNA; encoded by the coding sequence ATGCCCATGCAAGGTCAGCAGAAAAAAACATCAAGCTCCGGTTTGGCCCGTACAGCGGCGCTTCTGGGAGGCTTTGCCCTTTTTTCCCGTCTGCTGGGTCTTGCGCGTGATATGAGCATGGCGTGGCTTTTGGGCGGCGGGGCAGCGGCTGACGCTCTGGTGGCGGCCATGCGCCTGCCGCATGTGCTGCGGCGGCTGCTTGGCGAAGGCTCCCTGTCAATGACGCTCACGGCCAGCCTTGTGCATCTGCGGCAAGGCTATGGGCTTCATGCCGGAAGGCACACTGACGCGGGCAGCGCTTCGGCCAGAGAACCCTGGGGATTCGGCTTACGCCTGTTGGGCCGCGCCTTGTCCCTCAGATTGGGCATGGTGCTTTTGCTGTTGACCCTGCTGGGGCTGGCTGCTGCCTCCTGGCTGGCCCGGTTCCTGGCCCCTGGCTTCAGCGGGCCGGAATTGGAGCACACCGTTGTGCTCCTGCGTATCTGTTTGCCCTATGTGCTGGCGGCAGGCATGGCTGCGCTGGGCATGGCCCTTTTGCACAGCATGGGCGTGTTTTGGCTGCCCGCGCTTTCTCCGGCCTTGTTTAATCTGGTGATGTTGATTGCGGCAGCCGCGGCGGCGCTGCATCTTTGCCCGCCTGCGGAAGCATTGGCCCTTGGCATGCTTTGCGGCGGTTTGGCGCAATGGCTGGCCCAGTGGCTTGCGGTGCGCCGTCTTTTACCAAGTGGAGGATCCCGCGCATCTGGCGGTCACTCCAATGGCACTTGCGTGAAATGCTCTGGTGACAGCAGTGCCGCCGTTGATGCCAAGGCGGTCAATGGCGCTGCCTGGCGCTGTTTGGCGTTGCTGCCCGGCGGCGTTCTTGGAGCCGCCGCGCCCCAGCTTGCCATGCTGGCGGCAATGGCCCTGGCTTCAGAACTGGGGCGGGGGCAGGTTGCGGCTCTTTACTATGCCGAGCGCCTGCTGGAATTGCCTCTGGGGCTGGTCGGCGTCTGCCTTGGGATGGCCAGCCTGCCGACCTTGAGCCGTCTGGCGGCGAAAAAAGATTTCGTTTTGTTTGGAACACATCTGTCCACATCACTGCGGCTGACTGTCATGCTCAGTCTACCCGCAGCGGCGGGACTGTGGGCAGTGGGGCCGCAGCTTGTTGATGGGCTGCTGGGCCACGGAGCTTTTGACAGTCAGGCGTCGCGTGAGACTGGCCTCGCCTTGTTGGCCTATGTGCCAGGATTGCCTGCCTTTGCCTGTATTCGTTCATTGCTGGCTGCTTGTAATGCCTTGGGGCTTGTGCGGCACACGGCGCAAAGCTCGCTTTGGGCTGTTGGGGGCACAGTGGTGACAGGACTGGCTCTGGCCCGTTTTTTTGAACCGCAGTACAGTGTTATGGCCCCGGCCCTGGCCGTTAGCCTTGGCCTTTGGTTGCAGTGCGCCCTGTTATTTTGTCTGCTGCGGCGAACCCTGCCGGAACAAAAAGACAGCGCGCCTGTGCCAGCATTGCGAGGCAAACTGTTTTTTTTGCCGTCCTGGCTGCCCGGCTGGAAGGATTTGGGGCGGCACGCTCTGGCCGGAGCGCTCACTGGTATTGTGGCCCAGGTTCTTGTGCGCCTTGCAGCGCCGTGGGGCTTGTGGGCGTCTCTTGGTCTGGCAATTTTAGGTGGCGTATTGGTTTGGGGCTTGTGTTTGCGGATATTGCGCGATCCGGATATGGCCCTTATGACGGGCCGCTTGCGCAGGAAGCCGCGCCCTCATATAACTGATGGCAACGCCTGA
- a CDS encoding 4-hydroxybenzoate octaprenyltransferase, translating into MRFKNPFGQMSLSMDSMAAPFGRFTDICRMIKIEHSVFALPYAWAGAVLAARGLPPLWSMVFLTIAMVAARSFAMAFNRLVDLPFDRDNPRTQSRPLVSGAITTKQTWAFCAFMAIIFVAACACINEVCLWLSVPALIFSAIYSILKRFTPLCHFWLGATLGLAPLAGWLSVSPYSLTMPPLLLFLAVTFWVAAFDIYYAFQDMDFDVAFGLHSIPATYGPSTALVLAAFSHTMTSVFLLLAGFAAGLHWPWYLVWFGITVMLFVEHRIMKPQDLRYVNTAFFTLNGIISPVVLVGVILGIYL; encoded by the coding sequence ATGCGCTTCAAAAATCCTTTCGGCCAGATGTCACTGTCCATGGACAGTATGGCCGCGCCCTTCGGCAGGTTTACAGACATCTGCCGCATGATCAAGATCGAGCATTCCGTCTTTGCCCTGCCCTATGCCTGGGCCGGGGCCGTGCTGGCGGCTCGCGGGCTGCCCCCCTTATGGAGCATGGTGTTTCTGACCATCGCGATGGTTGCGGCGCGCTCCTTCGCTATGGCCTTCAACCGCCTTGTGGACCTGCCCTTTGACCGCGACAATCCGCGCACGCAAAGCCGTCCTCTGGTCTCCGGGGCCATTACCACCAAACAGACCTGGGCTTTTTGCGCATTTATGGCCATTATTTTTGTGGCTGCCTGTGCCTGCATCAACGAGGTCTGCTTGTGGCTGTCAGTGCCTGCGCTCATTTTTTCCGCAATTTACAGCATTCTCAAGCGGTTTACGCCCCTGTGCCATTTCTGGCTGGGAGCAACCCTAGGGCTGGCTCCGTTGGCCGGATGGCTTTCAGTAAGCCCGTACAGCCTGACCATGCCCCCCCTGCTGCTGTTTCTGGCCGTTACTTTTTGGGTAGCCGCCTTTGACATTTACTATGCCTTTCAGGACATGGACTTCGACGTGGCCTTCGGGCTACACTCCATTCCGGCCACCTACGGCCCCAGCACAGCACTGGTTCTGGCCGCCTTCTCACACACGATGACATCGGTGTTTCTGCTGCTTGCCGGCTTTGCCGCCGGGTTGCACTGGCCCTGGTACCTCGTGTGGTTTGGCATTACGGTTATGCTTTTTGTTGAACACAGAATTATGAAACCGCAGGATCTGCGGTATGTGAACACAGCCTTTTTCACGCTTAACGGCATCATTTCGCCCGTGGTGCTGGTTGGCGTGATATTGGGCATCTACCTGTAG
- the yjgA gene encoding ribosome biogenesis factor YjgA has product MPRKKQYQWHAKDENGDQDFSPPSRSAKKRESLALQAMGEELSRLSPQEVQALDLPPDLAEALALYARLRDHEGRRRQMQFIGRLMREADTAPIRAALDQRKETSAAATAALHRAEQWRERLLEAPEAELDDLLRSLPRPGATDSNAEADTDQTEEKPRQGKKAPSTDDLRKLVLQARKEVVDKASPHARRALFRALHSLLTA; this is encoded by the coding sequence ATGCCTCGTAAAAAACAGTATCAATGGCACGCCAAGGACGAAAACGGAGATCAGGATTTTTCTCCGCCCAGCCGCTCGGCCAAAAAACGTGAAAGCCTGGCCCTGCAAGCTATGGGCGAAGAACTTTCCCGCCTTTCGCCTCAGGAAGTGCAGGCTCTGGACCTGCCGCCTGACCTTGCCGAAGCCCTGGCCCTGTATGCCCGCCTGCGCGATCATGAAGGTCGCCGCCGTCAGATGCAGTTCATTGGCCGTCTTATGCGTGAAGCCGATACGGCCCCCATCCGCGCCGCCCTCGACCAGCGCAAGGAAACCTCAGCCGCTGCCACCGCCGCTTTGCACAGGGCTGAACAATGGCGCGAGCGCCTGCTTGAAGCGCCTGAAGCCGAGCTGGACGATTTGCTGCGTAGCCTGCCCCGTCCCGGTGCAACTGACAGCAATGCAGAAGCCGACACGGATCAGACTGAAGAGAAGCCACGGCAAGGCAAAAAAGCACCCAGTACGGACGACCTGCGCAAGCTTGTACTCCAGGCCCGCAAAGAAGTTGTCGACAAGGCATCACCACATGCCCGCCGGGCGCTGTTTCGCGCCTTGCACAGCCTGTTGACCGCATAG
- a CDS encoding MogA/MoaB family molybdenum cofactor biosynthesis protein, producing the protein MNILMHIHACQRGQCLPLLPVGVLVDEYLARHGLMAPEQWALPALTVGTTLCGACGTPLLKVTGRAWLAVQGCLGGAAHGCGIGAARHSAHSLLLTALTDLPEGPLELTPRKNGHSLAWITLSDKGSRGMREDLSGPAIAETIAAAMPLCHSQGFMLPDEAVELRALLTELALSHGYDIICTTGGTGLSPRDITPQVTEALLDANLPGFTQAMLAASMAKTPHAVISRAAAGILGQSIIINLPGSRKAVVENLSAVLPALPHALNKLQGDPGDCGG; encoded by the coding sequence ATGAATATTCTGATGCACATACACGCCTGCCAGCGGGGCCAATGCCTGCCGCTTTTGCCCGTGGGCGTTCTGGTTGACGAGTATCTTGCCAGGCACGGCCTTATGGCTCCCGAGCAGTGGGCCCTGCCTGCCCTTACTGTGGGCACCACCCTTTGCGGCGCCTGTGGCACCCCCCTGCTCAAGGTGACAGGAAGGGCATGGCTGGCTGTGCAAGGCTGCCTGGGCGGCGCGGCTCACGGTTGCGGCATCGGGGCTGCCCGCCATTCGGCGCACAGTCTGTTGCTCACGGCCCTTACTGACCTGCCCGAAGGCCCGCTGGAGCTGACGCCCCGTAAAAACGGGCACAGCCTGGCCTGGATAACCCTTTCAGACAAGGGTTCACGCGGCATGCGCGAGGATTTGAGCGGCCCGGCCATAGCCGAAACCATTGCCGCCGCCATGCCCCTGTGCCACAGCCAGGGTTTTATGCTGCCGGATGAAGCCGTTGAGTTGCGTGCCCTGCTGACGGAACTGGCCCTGAGCCACGGGTATGACATCATCTGCACCACTGGCGGCACCGGACTGTCGCCGCGCGACATAACGCCCCAGGTGACAGAAGCCCTGCTGGACGCGAACCTGCCCGGCTTTACCCAGGCAATGCTTGCCGCCAGTATGGCAAAAACGCCGCATGCCGTCATATCCCGCGCGGCAGCGGGAATACTTGGTCAAAGTATCATCATCAACCTGCCGGGCAGCCGCAAGGCAGTTGTTGAAAATCTGTCTGCCGTGCTGCCCGCCCTGCCCCACGCCCTGAACAAGTTGCAGGGAGATCCCGGCGACTGCGGCGGCTAG
- the rplD gene encoding 50S ribosomal protein L4, producing the protein MATVKVFDQNKQESGEITLASDVFEIEVRPEILNLVARAQMAAKRAGTHNAKTRAFVSGGGVKPWKQKGTGRARAGSNRSPIWRGGAVIFGPSPRDYSFKVNSKVRALALRMALSSRLAAETLMVVKGIELPEAKTKHFAKVASTLGLNKALIVAHEESAELTRSVRNIPGLTLTTVDRLSVLEILKHKQLVLLEGAVESVQARFAKKGA; encoded by the coding sequence ATGGCTACCGTGAAAGTATTCGATCAGAACAAGCAGGAAAGCGGTGAAATTACGCTGGCTTCCGATGTGTTCGAAATCGAGGTGAGGCCCGAAATCCTCAACCTCGTGGCGCGCGCCCAAATGGCGGCCAAACGCGCCGGAACGCATAATGCCAAAACCCGTGCTTTTGTTTCGGGCGGCGGCGTTAAGCCTTGGAAGCAGAAGGGTACGGGCCGCGCTCGCGCCGGTTCAAACCGTTCACCCATCTGGCGTGGCGGCGCTGTCATCTTCGGACCCAGCCCCCGCGACTATAGCTTTAAAGTTAACAGCAAGGTTCGTGCTCTGGCTCTCAGGATGGCTCTGTCCAGCCGGTTGGCCGCTGAAACCTTGATGGTGGTTAAGGGCATCGAACTGCCCGAAGCCAAAACCAAACATTTTGCCAAGGTGGCCTCCACCCTGGGCCTTAACAAGGCCCTCATCGTGGCGCACGAGGAAAGTGCAGAGCTGACCCGCTCAGTTCGCAATATCCCCGGCCTCACCCTGACCACGGTGGACCGCCTGAGCGTGCTTGAAATCCTGAAGCACAAGCAGCTCGTGCTGCTTGAAGGTGCTGTGGAATCTGTGCAGGCGCGTTTCGCGAAGAAGGGAGCGTAG
- the rpsJ gene encoding 30S ribosomal protein S10, whose protein sequence is MTTVSSDRIRIKLKAYDYRILDKAVAEIVDTARNTGAGVAGPIPLPTNIHKYTVQRSVHVDKKSREQFEMRIHKRLMDILEPTQQTVDALGKLSLPAGVDVEIKL, encoded by the coding sequence ATGACGACAGTTAGCAGCGATCGCATTCGGATCAAGCTCAAAGCCTACGATTACCGCATTCTGGATAAAGCCGTTGCGGAAATCGTGGATACGGCGCGCAATACGGGTGCCGGTGTGGCGGGGCCCATTCCTCTGCCCACCAACATTCATAAGTATACCGTTCAGCGTTCCGTGCATGTGGACAAGAAGTCCCGTGAGCAGTTTGAGATGCGCATTCACAAGCGGCTTATGGATATTCTGGAACCCACCCAGCAGACCGTCGACGCGCTGGGCAAGCTTTCCTTGCCCGCCGGTGTGGACGTGGAAATCAAGCTCTAG
- a CDS encoding MotA/TolQ/ExbB proton channel family protein, translating into MDSMIQAILQATLVSKFVLVLLLGMSVSSWAYMCGKWLTLRTAQRRAAEGLAAFDEAGPLRASLPIMAADEHSPLFSVTWRGVREFNRLARTGDTERLLTDNVRRALHFGIAEEIASLKSSLALLATAANTAPFIGLFGTVWGIMHSFTAIAQMKSVSLATVAPGIAEALIATAVGLFVAIPAVCGYNIFRARLRSIEGVCINYAGQLLNRLQHEAADHGKGLGFAGEI; encoded by the coding sequence ATGGACTCCATGATTCAGGCCATTTTGCAGGCTACGCTTGTTTCCAAATTTGTTCTTGTTCTCCTGCTGGGCATGTCTGTGTCCAGCTGGGCTTATATGTGCGGCAAGTGGCTGACCTTACGCACGGCCCAGCGTCGTGCCGCAGAAGGCTTGGCGGCTTTTGACGAGGCCGGCCCCCTGCGAGCTTCGCTGCCTATCATGGCTGCCGACGAGCACTCTCCCCTTTTCAGCGTCACCTGGCGCGGTGTGCGCGAGTTTAATCGCTTGGCGCGTACAGGCGACACTGAACGCCTGCTTACCGATAATGTGCGCCGCGCGCTCCACTTTGGCATTGCCGAAGAAATTGCCAGCCTCAAGTCGTCCCTGGCCCTTCTTGCCACTGCGGCCAACACCGCGCCTTTTATTGGCCTTTTCGGCACAGTATGGGGCATCATGCACTCTTTCACGGCAATCGCCCAGATGAAGAGCGTGTCTCTGGCAACGGTGGCTCCGGGCATTGCCGAAGCCCTTATTGCCACGGCTGTAGGGCTTTTTGTGGCCATTCCCGCAGTCTGTGGCTACAACATTTTTCGAGCCAGACTAAGATCCATAGAAGGCGTGTGCATCAACTACGCGGGGCAACTGCTCAACCGCCTGCAGCATGAAGCTGCAGACCACGGCAAAGGACTTGGATTTGCAGGAGAAATCTAG
- a CDS encoding biopolymer transporter ExbD — MLALLIIFMITAPMMTEGLDVSQPKVEISEVLSSDDGNTLLTGKAKGRDFSASAQDSGCPLAKAIACLGYGDKHIFVRADKDAPYGNVMDRLREAGMTRGDLAAVFSGLDQNSESSSAGP; from the coding sequence ATGCTGGCTTTGCTCATTATCTTTATGATTACAGCCCCTATGATGACAGAAGGGCTTGATGTGAGTCAGCCCAAGGTTGAAATATCCGAAGTGCTGTCCTCTGATGACGGCAATACTCTGCTTACGGGCAAAGCCAAAGGCCGTGATTTTTCTGCATCAGCACAAGACAGTGGTTGCCCCCTGGCGAAAGCAATCGCCTGTCTGGGATACGGGGACAAGCATATATTTGTACGTGCTGACAAGGATGCTCCCTATGGAAACGTTATGGACAGATTGCGAGAGGCGGGCATGACCAGGGGGGACCTTGCGGCAGTTTTCTCCGGGTTGGATCAGAATAGCGAATCCTCCTCGGCAGGCCCGTAG
- a CDS encoding response regulator, which yields MAFDMAPQAKHISYQDTVINYMKKDGGHVIVLTDDQAFSTQLRLTLAKDLGLTAPGLFTALTDPRQLLRELRELLPNHPSPILFLERIMGGQDLSFLVGQIKQAYSGLKIVILTNDVQRDRLMLLHEVGADNFIAKPVSINTLIEKMAFTIKPQSKLGQAIDFAKGLLTRKQFAQALSASQKILEIKPGSAAAYLVMGDAYRGLKEYEQARVAYEAAAAAADLYLAPLQRLAEMYGEMDDKENQLRYLQKLDNISPLNVNRKVSLGEVHLALGHVDQAEDFFDKALTQMNREAVEGLSALSSRIADVYAERDPQKAEKFLRNSLEVKGKYLSKSDIVVFNQLGISLRRQGRWQDSIIEYKRAIKIAPDDANLYYNMGMAFAEGQDFIQAKANLLKALDLDAELFKASAPIAFNYGAVFLQSRDKQRAAQFFQTTLDLDPSHKAARQGLERSMA from the coding sequence ATGGCATTTGATATGGCCCCGCAGGCCAAGCACATTTCCTATCAGGACACCGTCATCAACTATATGAAAAAAGATGGCGGACACGTTATAGTTCTTACGGACGATCAGGCTTTCAGCACGCAACTGCGCCTCACGCTTGCCAAGGATCTCGGACTGACAGCGCCCGGCCTTTTCACTGCCCTGACCGACCCGCGCCAGTTGCTGCGCGAGTTGCGTGAACTGCTCCCCAACCATCCTTCTCCCATACTTTTTCTTGAGCGGATAATGGGCGGCCAGGATCTGAGTTTTTTGGTCGGCCAGATAAAGCAGGCATATAGCGGCCTCAAGATCGTCATACTCACCAATGACGTGCAGCGTGACCGGCTTATGCTGCTGCACGAGGTGGGTGCAGACAATTTTATTGCCAAACCCGTTTCCATCAACACGCTTATTGAAAAGATGGCCTTTACCATCAAGCCGCAAAGCAAACTCGGGCAGGCTATCGACTTCGCCAAAGGCTTGCTGACCCGCAAGCAGTTTGCGCAGGCCTTGTCTGCCAGTCAGAAAATACTTGAAATAAAGCCCGGCAGCGCTGCGGCCTATCTGGTGATGGGCGACGCCTACCGTGGCCTCAAAGAGTATGAACAGGCCCGTGTAGCCTACGAAGCGGCGGCCGCGGCGGCTGATCTCTATCTGGCGCCTTTGCAAAGACTGGCGGAAATGTATGGCGAAATGGACGACAAAGAAAACCAGTTGCGCTACCTGCAAAAGCTCGACAACATTTCACCGCTCAACGTCAACCGCAAGGTCAGCCTGGGCGAAGTCCACCTGGCCCTGGGGCATGTGGACCAGGCTGAGGACTTTTTTGACAAAGCCCTCACCCAGATGAACCGTGAGGCAGTCGAGGGACTCAGTGCCCTTTCGAGCCGCATTGCCGACGTTTATGCCGAGCGTGACCCGCAAAAAGCTGAGAAATTCTTGCGCAACAGCCTTGAAGTTAAAGGCAAATATCTTTCTAAAAGCGATATTGTGGTGTTCAACCAGCTTGGCATCAGCCTGCGCCGGCAGGGCCGCTGGCAGGATTCCATCATAGAATACAAACGAGCCATCAAGATTGCGCCTGACGACGCCAATCTCTACTATAATATGGGCATGGCTTTTGCCGAAGGCCAGGATTTCATTCAGGCCAAGGCCAATCTGCTCAAGGCTCTGGATCTGGATGCCGAACTGTTCAAGGCCAGCGCCCCCATTGCCTTCAACTATGGCGCGGTTTTTCTTCAATCACGCGACAAGCAGCGTGCAGCGCAGTTTTTCCAGACCACACTCGATCTGGATCCAAGCCACAAGGCTGCCCGGCAGGGCCTGGAGCGCAGCATGGCTTAA
- the ftsY gene encoding signal recognition particle-docking protein FtsY → MGFFSAIKKMFGSESVEGQEPKTPEQGDASALQQEQTSDQPLAQPEKMPAGESSESAPPATSGGPAVAVTSADAPLDVAPAAPATTPNAPAAPGGVERTAEEPAPTELQESITQPASEIAVATATTAAPVAAPAASGAATEPAAAPSAPASISLVAGSEEEVLTLRLREAEPRLSVWLGIVLEGVDETGDLLWQRLSFLLGALEAPPQETQAFVDDFRAWTQRMEYRQVEEFRSELQYRLALALDLEDEEDERSRLFIKITEGLARTREQFARGLDSLFSSHGELDDAFWEELEELFIMADLGYEPSMELVERLKERARKEKVTEASGMRALLMAEVEEIFRAPRRIAAINPPEVVLMIGVNGVGKTTTIAKLAHRARMQGKKVMIAAADTFRAAAIEQLQVWAGRVGATFHAKAPGADPASVAYEAMDRAVKEGVDVLFVDTAGRLQTKVNLMEELTKIRQVLGKKHPGAPHRSILVIDATTGQNALSQTKLFKEAAGVDELILTKLDGTAKGGVAIAVAMQHHLPITFVGLGEKLEDLRPFNGEDYARALLGQKESGAA, encoded by the coding sequence ATGGGATTTTTTTCAGCCATTAAGAAGATGTTCGGCTCTGAATCAGTTGAAGGGCAAGAACCGAAGACTCCAGAACAAGGCGATGCTTCTGCGTTGCAGCAAGAGCAGACGTCGGACCAGCCTCTCGCACAGCCTGAGAAAATGCCTGCGGGCGAAAGTTCTGAGTCTGCCCCGCCTGCCACATCTGGCGGACCTGCCGTAGCTGTCACCAGCGCGGATGCCCCCTTGGACGTTGCGCCAGCCGCGCCCGCTACAACGCCGAACGCGCCTGCCGCGCCGGGTGGCGTGGAGCGCACGGCGGAAGAACCTGCTCCCACCGAGCTGCAAGAGTCCATCACGCAGCCAGCTTCCGAAATCGCAGTTGCCACCGCAACTACAGCCGCGCCTGTGGCAGCCCCTGCGGCTTCTGGCGCTGCCACTGAGCCAGCTGCTGCACCGTCAGCGCCTGCCTCAATCTCTCTTGTTGCTGGTTCCGAGGAAGAAGTGCTTACCCTGCGCCTGCGCGAAGCTGAGCCGCGCCTTTCTGTATGGCTTGGCATCGTGCTGGAAGGCGTGGATGAAACGGGCGACCTGCTGTGGCAGCGTTTGTCCTTTCTGCTCGGTGCGCTGGAAGCCCCGCCGCAGGAAACGCAGGCGTTTGTTGATGATTTTCGCGCCTGGACGCAGCGTATGGAATACCGCCAGGTGGAGGAATTCCGTTCAGAACTGCAGTATCGTCTGGCTCTGGCTCTTGATCTGGAAGATGAAGAGGACGAACGCAGCCGTCTGTTTATCAAGATAACCGAGGGGCTGGCCCGCACTCGCGAACAGTTCGCGCGTGGTCTGGATTCTCTGTTCTCCAGTCACGGCGAACTTGATGACGCCTTTTGGGAAGAGCTTGAAGAGCTGTTTATTATGGCCGACCTTGGCTACGAGCCTTCAATGGAACTTGTGGAGCGCCTCAAGGAGCGCGCCCGCAAGGAAAAAGTCACTGAGGCTTCTGGCATGCGCGCTCTGCTCATGGCCGAGGTGGAAGAAATCTTCCGCGCGCCGCGTCGCATTGCCGCCATCAATCCCCCTGAAGTCGTTCTTATGATCGGCGTTAACGGCGTGGGCAAAACCACTACCATTGCCAAGCTGGCCCATCGTGCCCGCATGCAGGGCAAAAAAGTCATGATTGCCGCCGCCGACACTTTTCGCGCTGCCGCCATCGAGCAGTTGCAGGTATGGGCCGGACGCGTTGGCGCGACCTTTCATGCCAAGGCCCCGGGGGCCGATCCGGCCTCTGTGGCTTACGAAGCTATGGACCGGGCTGTTAAAGAAGGCGTTGATGTGCTTTTTGTGGATACGGCTGGCCGCCTGCAAACCAAGGTCAATCTTATGGAAGAGCTGACCAAGATTCGTCAGGTGCTGGGCAAAAAGCATCCCGGCGCGCCACATCGCAGCATTTTGGTCATTGACGCCACTACGGGGCAGAATGCCCTGTCGCAGACCAAGCTGTTCAAAGAGGCCGCAGGGGTGGATGAACTCATTCTGACCAAGCTTGACGGCACCGCCAAAGGCGGCGTTGCCATCGCCGTTGCCATGCAGCACCACCTGCCCATTACCTTTGTGGGTCTAGGCGAAAAACTGGAAGATCTCCGGCCTTTCAATGGCGAAGATTACGCCCGCGCTCTGCTTGGACAGAAAGAGAGCGGAGCGGCCTGA